In Haematobia irritans isolate KBUSLIRL chromosome 1, ASM5000362v1, whole genome shotgun sequence, a genomic segment contains:
- the LOC142230252 gene encoding vasotab-TY2-like, whose protein sequence is MRFFGIFLISLMIISLVLAGDPCSRRCSREFDHVCGKYPDGHSETFSNPCVMEMMACEEKTTITELHKGFCEREALE, encoded by the exons ATGCGATTTTTCGGAATATTCTTAATTTCATTGATGATCATCTCATTGGTTTTAGCCGGGGATCCATGTTCGAGGCGCTGTAGTAGAGAATTTGATCATGTATGTGGTAAATATCCAGATGGTCATTCTGAAACATTTTCCAATCCTTGTGTAATGGAAATGATGGCAtgtgaagaaaaaacaa CAATTACTGAACTACATAAAGGTTTTTGTGAACGTGAAGCTTTAGAATAA